GGCTGTTAAGCTATAACCAGCTCTATCTGGCGTTGCCGGTTGAGATCCAGCGTGCCGGGGGGAGCGAAAAAGATCTCGGCCCGCTGTTTATGCTGGCCTCGGGGCTGGTGATCCTTTTTCAGCTACCGCTGGCGCGCTTTGCCCGTCGGATGGGCGCGGTGCGGATCCTGCCGGTGGGCTTTCTGCTGATTGCTGCGTCCTTCCTGAGCGTGGCGCTCTTTGCGCCCTCAGAGCCGGCAACCGGCTGGCTGCGTCTGCTGCCTGCGGCCTGCTTTGTTACGCTACTGACCACCGGACAGATGCTGCTGGTGCCGGCGGGCAAAGACGTGGTGCCGTGGTTTGCGAGTGAATCGACCTTAGGCGCACACTACGGCGCGCTAGCCACCGCGGGTGGATGCGCGGTGCTGGCGGGAAATTTGTTGCTGGGCGATCTGCTCGACCAGGCGCTGACGCCCTCCGTCGGGGCAAGCACTCCGTGGCTGGTGCTGGCGGTGTTCCCGCTGTGCAGCGCCCTCGCCATGGTGGTTATCTGCCGCCCGATGCGCAGGCCGCGTGCCTGAGGGTCATTTTTTCGGGCGGTACTTTTCCGGCAGCGCCGGGACCGGGCGGCGATCGTCGATCAGATGGCGAATGGTTAAAATCGGGTGACGCCAGAGCATCCGCGGCCCCGCCCAGCGCATCACCTGTTTCATCTCTTCCCGTTTCGCCGGCTGATAGCAATGAACCGGACACTGCTTGCAGGCCGGTTTCTCCTCGCCAAACACGCATTTATCCAGCCGCTTGTCAGCGTATTCGTTCAGCGCCGGATAGTGCCCTGCGGCTTTTGATGCCTCCGGACACTGCTTTTCATACAGCGCGATCATCTTGCGGATGGTCTCTTTTTCGCGCGCGATGCGTTTTCCTGACATGGTCTGATACCCATTGATAAGTTGCATTTATAATAACTTTTTCGGTGGGGATGTTCAGCCCGATTTCATCTTTTACATTGCATTTCCTGAAGGCGCTTCGCAGTTATACGTTTGTCTTCGCCACATTTTACTGGCATTTTATACAGGTGTTTATTTCACCGGATCCTTCCCTGAGAAAAAGGAGTTTCTATGTCGGATATGTGCATGCCCAGACCCAGCCGCCATCTCACCGTGGGCTATTTCAGAAAGCGTCACGAGGATCGTAAGACCAAGATCCCGACGCGCTACAGCGTGCACGCTGCGCTGAGCTTAAAAGGCGACTGGCTGGAAGAGGCCGGTTTTAAAACCCATTCCCGGGTGCGGGTGCTGGTTGAACAGGGGAAATTAGTGATTGAGCTGATTGCTGACGAGGCGGGCTAACGCCGCGACATTTTGCTGCGCCGGGCCATTTTTTCATGCGACAATAGCGGCAATACACGACGCTAACGTCGCCTGAACAGCACTATTTTCAAAGAAATGGACATCATCACTCCATGACCACTACTGACAATTTCGACGCGCACACCCCCATGATGCAGCAGTACCTGAAGCTGAAAGCTCAGCATCCGGAGATCCTGCTGTTTTACCGGATGGGCGACTTTTACGAGCTGTTTTATGACGATGCAAAACGCGCGTCACAGCTGCTCGACATCTCGCTGACCAAACGCGGGGCCTCAGCCGGGGAACCGATCCCGATGGCCGGGATCCCGCATCACGCGGTAGAGAACTACCTGGCGAAGCTGGTCAATCAGGGAGAGTCGGTCGCCATCTGCGAACAGATTGGCGATCCAGCCACCTCGAAAGGCCCGGTCGAGCGCAAAGTGGTACGCATCGTCACCCCCGGCACCATCAGCGATGAAGCGCTATTACAGGAGCGCCAGGATAACCTGCTCGCCGCCATCTGGCAGGACAGCAAAGGTTTCGGCTATGCCACCCTGGATATCAGCTCGGGGCGTTTTCGTCTGAGCGAACCGGCCGACCGGGAAACCATGGCCGCCGAGCTGCAGCGCACCAACCCGGCAGAACTGCTGTATGCCGAAGATTTTGCCGAAATGGGTCTGCTCGAAGGCCGTCGTGGCCTGCGTCGTCGTCCGCTGTGGGAATTTGAGATCGACACCGCGCGCCAGCAGCTCAATCTGCAGTTTGGCACCCGGGATCTGACCGGCTTCGGCGTTGAAAATGCCCCCCGTGGCCTGTGCGCCGCGGGCTGTTTGCTGCAGTACGTGAAAGACACCCAGCGCACCGCCCTGCCGCATATCCGCTCTATTACCATTGAGCGCCAGCAGGACAGCATCATCATGGATGCCGCCACCCGTCGCAATCTGGAGATTACCCAGAACCTGGCCGGGGGCGTGGAGAACACCCTCGCCTCGGTGCTCGACAGCACCGTCACCCCGATGGGCAGCCGCATGTTGAAACGCTGGCTGCATATGCCGGTTCGCGACATCACCACCCTCACCGGCCGCCAGCAGACCATCGGTGCCCTGCAGGACAGATACAGCGAACTGCAGCCGGTGTTGCGCCAGGTGGGCGATCTGGAGCGTATTCTGGCGCGTCTGGCCCTGCGCACCGCTCGCCCGCGCGATTTAGCCCGGATGCGTCATGCGTTCCAGCAGCTGCCTGAACTGCGCAGCCAGCTGGCTGAGATCGACAGCGCGCCGGTGCAGAAGCTGCGCGAGGCGATGGGCGAATTCAGCGAACTGCGCGAGCTGCTGGAAAAGGCCATCATTGAAGCCCCGCCGGTGCTGGTGCGTGACGGCGGCGTTATCGCCCCCGGCTACAACGAAGAGCTGGACGAGTGGCGCGCGCTGGCCGATGGTGCAACGGACTACCTCGATAAGCTGGAGATCCGCGAACGCGAGCGGCTCGGGCTGGACACCCTGAAGGTCGGTTACAACGCCGTACACGGCTACTTTATCCAGATTAGCCGCGGGCAGAGCCATCTTGCCCCAATCCACTACGTGCGCCGCCAGACGCTGAAAAACGCCGAGCGCTACATTATTCCTGAGCTGAAAGAGTATGAAGACAAGGTCCTCACCTCTAAAGGCAAAGCCCTGGCGCTGGAAAAACAGCTGTATGACGCCCTGTTCGATATGCTGATGCCGCATCTGGCGGATCTGCAGCAGAGCGCCACCGCGCTGGCCGAGCTGGATGTGCTGGTCAACCTGGCAGAACGCGCCGAGACGCTGAACTACTGCTGCCCGACCTTTAGCGATAAGCCTGGCGTACGCATTACCGAAGGCCGTCATCCGGTGGTGGAGCAGGTACTGAACGAGCCGTTCATCGCTAACCCGCTGAACCTGTCGCCGCAGCGTCGCATGCTGATCATTACCGGCCCGAACATGGGCGGTAAAAGTACCTATATGCGTCAGACTGCCCTGATAGCCCTGCTGGCCTATATCGGCAGCTACGTTCCGGCGCAAAAGGTGGAGATCGGCCCCATCGACCGTATCTTTACCCGCGTGGGCGCGGCGGACGATCTGGCGAGCGGTCGTTCGACCTTTATGGTGGAGATGACCGAAACCGCCAACATTCTGCATAACGCCACCGAGTACAGTCTGGTGCTGATGGATGAGATTGGCCGCGGAACCTCCACCTATGACGGGCTCTCGCTGGCGTGGGCCTGTGCCGAAAGCCTGGCCAATAAAATTAAAGCCCTGACCCTGTTTGCCACCCACTATTTCGAGCTGACCCAGTTGCCGGAGAAGATGGAGGGCGTGGCGAACGTGCATCTGGATGCGCTGGAGCACGGGGATACCATCGCCTTTATGCACAGCGTGCAGGATGGCGCGGCGAGCAAAAGCTACGGCCTGGCCGTGGCGGCGCTGGCGGGGGTACCGAAAGAGGTGATCAAGCGCGCGCGCCAGAAGCTGCGCGAGCTGGAAAGCCTGGCGCCTAACGCGGCAGCAACCCAGGTGGACGGGACGCAGATGTCGTTGCTGGTGCCCGCCGAAGAGACCTCCCCGGCGCTGGAAGCACTGGAGAACCTCGACCCGGATTCCCTGTCGCCACGTCAGGCGCTGGAGTGGATTTATCGGTTGAAGAATCTGGTGTAGTTCGGTGCGGCCTGTATTGCCCGGCGGCGCTATGCTTGCCGGGCCTACGGAGTGGTGCGGCCCGATCCCCTCACCCCGGCCCTCTCCCAAAGGGAGAGGGTGCAAACATAAAAAATGGCAACCTCAAGGTTGCCATTTTGCTTTTACCTCGCCACCCGGCTTTTTTTTACAACAGCGGTGGAATGGTCGGCACCTGCGGGGCATCGTCGATATCCTTCTGCGTCATGCGAAACGCTTCAGGATAGTGCTCGCGGCTGGTACGGCGCAGCGGCTCGGTATCTCGCCAGGTGTAGAGGCAGTGCTGGCACTGATACACCGTCCAGACATCTTTCACCGGCGACGTCGCCATCACCTCAATATGTTCATCAGCACAACGTGGACAAATCATTTTTCCCTCCTTATTTGCGTGCGGCCAGCATGGCGGTCAGTTTTTCAGCCCAGGCTTTGGTTTCAGGCAGATCCTGTACCGGCTGGCTGTAATGCCCGCGAAGATCCGGGGCTACCGGCGTGGTGGCGTCGATGATCAGTTTGTCGGTGATCCCCGCCGGGCTTGAACCCGGATCCAGCTCCAGCACCGACATGTTCGGCAGCTGCACCAGATCCCCCGCGGCGTTCACTTTCGACGACAGCGCCCACATCACCTGCGGCAGGTTGAACGGATCGACATCCTCATCCACCATGATCACCATCTTCACGTAGCCCAGCCCGTGCGGAGTGGTCATCGCCCGCAGGCCAACGGCACGGGCAAAGCCGCCGTAGCGTTTTTTGGTGGAGATAATCGCCAGCAGGCCGTGGGTGTACATCGCGTTTACCGCCTGCACTTCCGGGAACTCGGCTTTCAGCTGCTGGTAGAGCGGCACGCAGGTTGCTGGCCCCATCAGGTAGTCGATTTCGGTCCACGGCATGCCGAGATAGAGCGACTCAAAAATCGGTTTCGTGCGGTACGAGACTTTATCGATGCGCACTACGGTCATGTTACGGCCACCGGAGTAGTGTCCGGTGAATTCTCCGAACGACCCTTCGATCTCACGTTTGCGGCCCTCAATCACCCCTTCGAGGATCACTTCCGACCCCCAGGGCACATCAAAGCCGGTCAGCGGCGCGGTGGCGATCGGATACGGGCTTTCACGCAGCGCACCCGCCATTTCATATTCTGACTGATCGTACTTCAGCGGCGTGGCCCCCATCAGGGTGATGATCGGATCGTTGGCCAGGGTGATCGCGATCGGCAGGTCCTGGCCGCGCTCTTCCGCTTTATGCAGATGCAGGGCGATGTCGTGCATCGGCACCGGCTGCAGGCCAAGTTTGCGTTTGCCCTTCACCTCCATACGATAGATACCGACGTTCTGCTTGCCGAAGTGATCCGGATCGAGCGGATCCCGGGAGACCACGCAGGCTTTATCCAGATAGAATCCGCCGTCACCGTCGTTCAGGCGAAACAGCGGCAGAATGTCGAACAGGTTAATCGCCTCGCCGTCGACGGTGTTCTCCGCCCATGCCGGGTTGGCGCGGCGCTCCGGCGCCACCGGGAACTTATCCCAGCGACGGATAAACTCGTCGATCTGCTTTTTGACCGGCGTATTCGGCGGCAGCCCCATCGAGATGGCGTGGTTCTGCCAGGAGCCGATGGTGTTCATCGTCACACGGGCGTCGGTAAAGCCGCGAATGTTGTCAAACCACAGCGCAGGCGCGCCGTCACCAATGCGCCCGGTGGCGTTGGCTGCCGCCGCCAGATCCGGCTCCGCGTCGACCTGCTCCGTGATTTTCAGCAGTTGCCCTTGCTCATCGAGCGCCTGCAGGAAGCTTCTCAAATCATCAAATGCCATGTTCATTCTCCTGTGAAAAATTTCTGGCCGCCTGCAAACCTTTCCAGCGACGGGCTTTGCTATGCTCCAGACCAAACTGGTCGAGCACCCGGGTCACGATATGCTGGGTAATGTCATCGGCGGTTTGCGGGTGGTTGTAATAAGCGGGCATCGGCGGCACCATCGCCACGCCCATGCGGGAAAGGGCCAGCATGTTCTCCAGATGGATAGTGCTGAGCGGCGTTTCCCGCGGGACCAGCACCAGCTTGCGCCCCTCTTTCAGCACCACATCAGCGGCACGCCCCACCAGCCCTTCGGCATAGCCTGCACGGATACCCGCCAGCGTTTTCATGCTGCAGGGGATAACGATCATGCCGTCGGTACGAAAGGATCCGGATGAGATGGTGGCGGCCTGATCCGCCGGGCTGTGGACCACGTCGGCCAGGGCAGCAACGTCCTGAGCGGTGTACGGTGTTTCCAGCTCAATCGTCGTTTTGGCCCACTTCGACATCACCAGATGGGTTTCCACTTCAGGCATGTCGCGCAGCGCCTGCAGCAGTGCTACCCCGAGCGGCGCACCGGTTGCCCCTGTCATCCCAACAATCAATCTCATTCAGTACCTCATTTAATTTGTTCGTGTACGAACATGTTGTTTACCCTACCTCCGGACGCGTACGCTGACAAGATCGTTCGCATACGATCACACGTAATGCTAAAAAGGGTCACGTTAAAATCCCGGCGGATAACGGCTATCATAGAGAGGTAATTTTTACGCCGGAGAGTTCATGGAACTGAGACAAGAAGCGTTCCACCTGTTACGTCAGCTTTTTCAGCAGCATACCGCGCACTGGCAGCAGGCTTTGCCCGAGCTGACCAAGCCGCAATATGCCGTGCTGCGCTCTATCGCCGAACATCCCGGCATTGAGCAGGTGGCGCTGACCGAAGCCGCTGTCAGTACCAAAGCTACCCTCGCGGAAATGCTGAGCCGCATGGAATCTCGCGGTCTGGTGAAGCGCGAAGCCGATCCTGCGGATAAGCGCCGGCGGTTTGTCTTCTTAACGCCGGAAGGTGAAGCGCTGCTCGGGAGCTGCAAGCCGGTAGGGAATGACGTCGATGAGGCTTTTCTGGGGCGTTTAACCGCCGGGGAGCGTCGCCAGTTTACGGATTTGATCCGCAAAATGATGGTAAAGGAGAGAGAATGACCCGCTATGAAACAGAAATTATTGATGCTCACATCGCGTTAGAAAACTGGTTAGGCCAGGGTGAAGGTAATTACGCCGCCCTGCTCGCCCGTTTTCGCCAGGACTTTCTGATGATCGCCCCCAGCGGTGCCCACCTGGATCACCCTGCGCTGGCAAATTTCCTTGAGGCTCAGCGCGGCAGCCGCCCGGGCCTGAAGATCGTGATTGATGAATTAACGACGTTGCAGACCTGGGATAACGGGGCGGTACTGCACTACCGTGAAACGCAAACCCGCCCCGATCAGCCGGTGAACGTGCGCTGGTCCAGCGCGGTCCTGAATCAGGAAGGCGATACGATAACCTGGCGTCTGCTGCACGAAACCACGCAGCCTTAAGACAAAAGAAAAAGGCCCGTCTTTCGACGGGCCTTTTTTTTGACGAAAAGTTGCTTACTCGCGGAACAGCGCTTCGATATTGAGCCCTTGACCCTGCAGGATTTCACGCAGGCGACGCAGACCTTCTACCTGAATCTGACGAACACGTTCACGGGTCAGGCCGATTTCACGACCGACGTCTTCCAGTGTCGCAGCTTCATACCCCAGCAGACCGAAACGACGTGCCAGCACTTCACGCTGTTTGGCGTTCAGTTCGAACAGCCATTTGACGATGCTCTGTTTCATATCATCGTCCTGCGTGGTGTCTTCCGGGCCGTTGTCTTTTTCATCGGCCAGGATGTCCAGCAGCGCTTTCTCGGAATCGCCACCCAGCGGGGTGTCGACGGAGGTAATACGCTCGTTGAGACGCAGCATACGGCTTACGTCATCAACCGGTTTATCAAGCTGCTCGGCAATCTCTTCCGCGCTTGGCTCGTGGTCCAGTTTATGGGACAACTCGCGTGCGGTACGCA
This Leclercia sp. S52 DNA region includes the following protein-coding sequences:
- a CDS encoding DUF4440 domain-containing protein codes for the protein MTRYETEIIDAHIALENWLGQGEGNYAALLARFRQDFLMIAPSGAHLDHPALANFLEAQRGSRPGLKIVIDELTTLQTWDNGAVLHYRETQTRPDQPVNVRWSSAVLNQEGDTITWRLLHETTQP
- a CDS encoding MarR family transcriptional regulator, with the translated sequence MELRQEAFHLLRQLFQQHTAHWQQALPELTKPQYAVLRSIAEHPGIEQVALTEAAVSTKATLAEMLSRMESRGLVKREADPADKRRRFVFLTPEGEALLGSCKPVGNDVDEAFLGRLTAGERRQFTDLIRKMMVKERE
- the mutS gene encoding DNA mismatch repair protein MutS, producing the protein MTTTDNFDAHTPMMQQYLKLKAQHPEILLFYRMGDFYELFYDDAKRASQLLDISLTKRGASAGEPIPMAGIPHHAVENYLAKLVNQGESVAICEQIGDPATSKGPVERKVVRIVTPGTISDEALLQERQDNLLAAIWQDSKGFGYATLDISSGRFRLSEPADRETMAAELQRTNPAELLYAEDFAEMGLLEGRRGLRRRPLWEFEIDTARQQLNLQFGTRDLTGFGVENAPRGLCAAGCLLQYVKDTQRTALPHIRSITIERQQDSIIMDAATRRNLEITQNLAGGVENTLASVLDSTVTPMGSRMLKRWLHMPVRDITTLTGRQQTIGALQDRYSELQPVLRQVGDLERILARLALRTARPRDLARMRHAFQQLPELRSQLAEIDSAPVQKLREAMGEFSELRELLEKAIIEAPPVLVRDGGVIAPGYNEELDEWRALADGATDYLDKLEIRERERLGLDTLKVGYNAVHGYFIQISRGQSHLAPIHYVRRQTLKNAERYIIPELKEYEDKVLTSKGKALALEKQLYDALFDMLMPHLADLQQSATALAELDVLVNLAERAETLNYCCPTFSDKPGVRITEGRHPVVEQVLNEPFIANPLNLSPQRRMLIITGPNMGGKSTYMRQTALIALLAYIGSYVPAQKVEIGPIDRIFTRVGAADDLASGRSTFMVEMTETANILHNATEYSLVLMDEIGRGTSTYDGLSLAWACAESLANKIKALTLFATHYFELTQLPEKMEGVANVHLDALEHGDTIAFMHSVQDGAASKSYGLAVAALAGVPKEVIKRARQKLRELESLAPNAAATQVDGTQMSLLVPAEETSPALEALENLDPDSLSPRQALEWIYRLKNLV
- a CDS encoding non-oxidative hydroxyarylic acid decarboxylases subunit D, with amino-acid sequence MICPRCADEHIEVMATSPVKDVWTVYQCQHCLYTWRDTEPLRRTSREHYPEAFRMTQKDIDDAPQVPTIPPLL
- a CDS encoding nitrous oxide-stimulated promoter family protein, with translation MSGKRIAREKETIRKMIALYEKQCPEASKAAGHYPALNEYADKRLDKCVFGEEKPACKQCPVHCYQPAKREEMKQVMRWAGPRMLWRHPILTIRHLIDDRRPVPALPEKYRPKK
- a CDS encoding non-oxidative hydroxyarylic acid decarboxylases subunit B; translation: MRLIVGMTGATGAPLGVALLQALRDMPEVETHLVMSKWAKTTIELETPYTAQDVAALADVVHSPADQAATISSGSFRTDGMIVIPCSMKTLAGIRAGYAEGLVGRAADVVLKEGRKLVLVPRETPLSTIHLENMLALSRMGVAMVPPMPAYYNHPQTADDITQHIVTRVLDQFGLEHSKARRWKGLQAARNFSQENEHGI
- a CDS encoding non-oxidative hydroxyarylic acid decarboxylases subunit C, coding for MAFDDLRSFLQALDEQGQLLKITEQVDAEPDLAAAANATGRIGDGAPALWFDNIRGFTDARVTMNTIGSWQNHAISMGLPPNTPVKKQIDEFIRRWDKFPVAPERRANPAWAENTVDGEAINLFDILPLFRLNDGDGGFYLDKACVVSRDPLDPDHFGKQNVGIYRMEVKGKRKLGLQPVPMHDIALHLHKAEERGQDLPIAITLANDPIITLMGATPLKYDQSEYEMAGALRESPYPIATAPLTGFDVPWGSEVILEGVIEGRKREIEGSFGEFTGHYSGGRNMTVVRIDKVSYRTKPIFESLYLGMPWTEIDYLMGPATCVPLYQQLKAEFPEVQAVNAMYTHGLLAIISTKKRYGGFARAVGLRAMTTPHGLGYVKMVIMVDEDVDPFNLPQVMWALSSKVNAAGDLVQLPNMSVLELDPGSSPAGITDKLIIDATTPVAPDLRGHYSQPVQDLPETKAWAEKLTAMLAARK
- a CDS encoding SymE family type I addiction module toxin, producing MSDMCMPRPSRHLTVGYFRKRHEDRKTKIPTRYSVHAALSLKGDWLEEAGFKTHSRVRVLVEQGKLVIELIADEAG